One Phycisphaera mikurensis NBRC 102666 DNA window includes the following coding sequences:
- a CDS encoding DUF456 domain-containing protein yields MDLALLLLVAAALLLTNAAGVVMVALQLPGTWLMLAATAAAAWWGWSPDPGLRWIGWGTLAALGGLALLGEVVEAVAGALGSRQAGGSRRGALLAIAGGIAGAIGGTFALPIPIVGTLLGASVGAGAGSMLGDAWAGRDLSAVWAAGRGAAIGKFAGSVGKLGIAIAMFVLVAAALVF; encoded by the coding sequence ATGGACCTCGCGCTGCTCCTGCTCGTCGCCGCCGCCCTGCTGCTGACCAACGCGGCCGGCGTCGTGATGGTGGCGCTGCAGCTACCGGGCACCTGGCTGATGCTCGCGGCCACGGCGGCCGCGGCGTGGTGGGGCTGGAGCCCGGATCCCGGGCTCCGCTGGATCGGCTGGGGCACGCTCGCCGCCCTCGGCGGCCTCGCGCTGCTGGGGGAGGTCGTCGAGGCCGTCGCCGGGGCGCTGGGTTCGCGTCAAGCCGGCGGCAGCCGACGCGGGGCGTTGCTCGCGATCGCCGGCGGCATCGCCGGCGCCATCGGCGGCACGTTCGCCCTGCCCATCCCGATCGTCGGGACGCTGCTGGGCGCCAGCGTCGGCGCCGGCGCCGGCTCGATGCTCGGCGACGCCTGGGCGGGCCGCGACCTCTCCGCGGTCTGGGCCGCCGGCAGAGGTGCCGCGATCGGCAAGTTCGCCGGCTCGGTCGGCAAGCTCGGCATCGCCATCGCGATGTTCGTGCTCGTGGCCGCGGCCCTGGTCTTCTAA
- a CDS encoding complex I subunit 4 family protein, whose product MSLLLPLLLLLPLLAATAMLLGFGRHHAAGARLLATAIAGISVALAAVVLAGVEADRGGYQLGAVVGWLPAIGLGFGYGVDGLSAWLLFLVTLLSLVAVLAVEGEPDAGRRRGARAWYGWLLALQASLTGCVIATDAIFFYTCFELSLLPAFFLTKSFGTGTAEERARAARIYFFTNFSGSLLALAAILYAASVAAAATGRWSFEFDHLAIVGSVSSPTEQSVMLLGFLAGFALKSPIWPLHGWLPTIQAATPQSGALDAAALALKLGPYALLRFALPLCPLAIGEHGNLLAVFAVTGILYAALVGWVQRDAKRVLAYASVSHMGFALLGLFALDADRAGAAGAMLYVAGYAAAAAGLFLCIGLIQQRTGSRDLRRVGGLVSATPVLSAFLLFFVMASVGLPGLSGFVGEFMTLLGAFNSTGGAGGIAWPFAVLATLGVVLAAMYLLRLVALLCFGALKLPEGVARPADLVPREVVMLAPLAFLCVFLGFFPQSFLGKADLAIARFVPADRAAMVAGTPAVRGEETLLISATAPAAEAATPAQGGATR is encoded by the coding sequence TTGTCCCTCCTGCTCCCCCTGCTCCTGCTCCTCCCGCTGCTCGCCGCCACGGCGATGCTGCTGGGCTTCGGCCGGCATCACGCCGCCGGGGCCCGCCTGCTGGCCACGGCCATCGCGGGGATCTCGGTGGCGCTCGCGGCGGTCGTGCTGGCGGGCGTGGAAGCCGATCGGGGCGGGTACCAGCTCGGCGCGGTCGTGGGGTGGCTGCCGGCGATCGGGCTCGGCTTCGGCTACGGGGTCGACGGGCTCTCGGCCTGGCTGCTTTTCCTGGTGACGCTGCTGTCGCTGGTCGCGGTCCTCGCGGTCGAGGGCGAGCCCGACGCCGGCCGCCGCCGCGGGGCCCGGGCGTGGTACGGCTGGCTGCTCGCCCTCCAGGCGAGCCTGACCGGGTGCGTGATCGCGACCGACGCGATCTTCTTCTACACCTGTTTCGAGCTGTCGCTGCTGCCGGCGTTCTTCCTCACCAAGAGCTTCGGCACCGGCACCGCGGAGGAGCGGGCCCGAGCGGCGAGGATCTACTTCTTCACCAACTTCAGCGGCTCGCTGCTGGCGCTCGCGGCGATCCTCTACGCCGCCAGCGTGGCGGCCGCGGCCACCGGCCGCTGGAGCTTCGAGTTCGATCACCTCGCCATCGTGGGCTCGGTCAGCAGCCCGACCGAGCAGAGCGTGATGCTGCTGGGTTTCCTCGCCGGCTTCGCCCTCAAGTCGCCGATCTGGCCGCTTCACGGCTGGCTTCCGACGATCCAGGCCGCGACGCCGCAGAGCGGTGCCCTCGACGCGGCGGCCCTCGCGCTCAAGCTCGGCCCCTACGCCCTGCTCCGCTTCGCGCTGCCGCTGTGCCCGCTGGCGATCGGCGAGCACGGCAACCTGCTGGCGGTTTTCGCGGTCACCGGCATCCTCTACGCCGCCCTGGTGGGCTGGGTGCAGCGGGACGCGAAGCGGGTGCTGGCGTACGCGTCGGTCTCGCACATGGGCTTCGCCCTGCTGGGCCTCTTCGCGCTCGACGCCGACCGGGCCGGGGCCGCGGGGGCGATGCTCTACGTCGCCGGCTACGCGGCGGCGGCGGCGGGACTCTTCCTGTGCATCGGGCTGATCCAGCAGCGGACCGGATCGCGTGACCTGCGTCGCGTGGGCGGCCTGGTTTCGGCGACGCCGGTGCTGTCGGCCTTTCTCCTCTTCTTCGTGATGGCCAGCGTCGGCCTTCCCGGGCTGTCGGGCTTCGTCGGCGAATTCATGACGCTGCTTGGAGCGTTCAACTCCACCGGCGGCGCCGGTGGCATCGCCTGGCCCTTCGCGGTGCTGGCGACGCTGGGCGTCGTGCTCGCCGCGATGTACCTGCTGCGGCTGGTCGCCCTGCTGTGTTTCGGCGCCTTGAAGCTGCCCGAGGGCGTCGCCCGCCCGGCCGACCTGGTCCCCCGCGAGGTCGTGATGCTCGCCCCGCTCGCGTTCCTGTGCGTGTTCCTGGGCTTCTTTCCGCAGTCCTTCCTCGGCAAGGCCGACCTGGCCATCGCCCGCTTCGTGCCCGCGGACCGCGCGGCGATGGTCGCCGGAACGCCCGCGGTCCGCGGCGAAGAGACGCTGCTGATTTCCGCCACCGCCCCGGCCGCCGAGGCCGCGACCCCCGCCCAAGGCGGAGCCACCCGATGA
- a CDS encoding NADH-quinone oxidoreductase subunit J family protein: MDGVPTQLVLYFATVLGAVALFCLMPRRAADAPFRLKYLAGAGALLGVASVGAAWILLSPLLRGDGIADTGVGASGLVFYYVFSALGIVSAVRVITHPRPVYSALWFVMVVIASSGLFLVLAAEFMAFAMVIIYGGAILVTYMFVIMLATEPRAGDDADDLPDYEQYAREPLWAVATAFVLLAVLLSFIFQPQEPNPLARAASDAEVSLLLDNQAGIDRLVATREAVTAVIPVEASPPPATTAGAAVAVPDAALVVSGAVAPPLDAEDPAPTLEALAEAPGPVTNLQRVGLDLFQANPLAVELAGVILLLSLVGAVVIANTQVPREDDADDPSRGRGRKPTEPIEQGPEKAGIGGAEVVQVA; encoded by the coding sequence ATGGATGGCGTCCCCACGCAGCTGGTGCTCTACTTCGCGACCGTCCTCGGGGCGGTCGCTTTGTTCTGCCTGATGCCGCGCCGCGCCGCGGATGCGCCCTTCCGGTTGAAGTACCTCGCCGGTGCCGGGGCGCTGCTCGGGGTGGCGTCGGTCGGAGCCGCCTGGATCCTGCTCAGCCCGCTGCTCCGCGGCGACGGCATCGCGGACACGGGGGTCGGCGCCTCGGGCCTGGTCTTCTACTACGTCTTCAGCGCCCTGGGCATCGTCTCCGCGGTCCGCGTCATCACCCACCCGCGGCCGGTCTACTCGGCGCTCTGGTTCGTGATGGTCGTCATCGCCTCCTCGGGCCTGTTCCTCGTGCTCGCGGCGGAGTTCATGGCGTTCGCGATGGTGATCATCTACGGCGGGGCGATCCTCGTGACCTACATGTTCGTGATCATGCTCGCGACCGAGCCGCGGGCCGGCGACGACGCGGACGACCTGCCGGACTACGAGCAGTACGCGCGTGAGCCGCTCTGGGCGGTGGCGACGGCATTCGTGCTCCTGGCGGTGCTGCTCTCCTTCATCTTCCAGCCGCAGGAGCCCAACCCGCTCGCCCGCGCTGCGAGCGATGCGGAGGTGTCGCTGCTGCTGGACAACCAGGCGGGCATCGACCGGCTGGTCGCAACGCGCGAGGCGGTGACGGCGGTGATCCCGGTGGAGGCCAGCCCGCCGCCGGCGACCACGGCCGGCGCCGCCGTGGCCGTGCCCGATGCCGCGCTGGTCGTGAGCGGCGCGGTGGCACCGCCGCTGGATGCCGAGGACCCCGCCCCCACGCTGGAGGCTCTCGCCGAGGCGCCGGGCCCGGTCACCAACCTGCAGCGCGTCGGCCTCGATCTGTTCCAGGCCAACCCGCTCGCGGTGGAGCTGGCGGGCGTCATCCTGCTGCTGAGCCTCGTGGGCGCGGTCGTCATCGCCAACACGCAGGTCCCACGCGAGGACGACGCGGACGATCCCTCCCGCGGCCGAGGCCGCAAGCCCACGGAACCGATCGAGCAGGGCCCCGAGAAGGCCGGCATCGGCGGGGCCGAGGTCGTCCAGGTCGCTTGA
- the nuoK gene encoding NADH-quinone oxidoreductase subunit NuoK has protein sequence MPEAALSTLTLSHFLLTGAVLFCLGLVGFLTRRNLIVMFLCTEMMFQGVVVSLVAFSRFHGNLSGQTFTIFVLTVAAAEAALALGLVVLLFRRKQTLDASAWAQLRG, from the coding sequence ATGCCCGAAGCCGCCCTCTCGACGCTGACCCTCAGCCACTTCCTCCTGACCGGGGCGGTGCTGTTCTGCCTGGGCCTGGTGGGCTTCCTCACGCGGCGGAACCTCATCGTGATGTTCCTCTGCACCGAGATGATGTTCCAGGGCGTGGTGGTCTCGCTGGTCGCCTTCAGCCGCTTCCACGGGAACCTCAGCGGGCAGACCTTCACGATCTTCGTGCTCACGGTGGCCGCGGCCGAGGCGGCGCTTGCGCTGGGCCTCGTGGTGCTGCTGTTCCGCCGCAAGCAGACGCTCGACGCCTCCGCCTGGGCGCAGCTCCGCGGCTGA
- the nuoL gene encoding NADH-quinone oxidoreductase subunit L, producing MTALVTLIPWIALLAAIACGALAFRGGSDAAAARRGEPLAGWICAGAILVGFAFTLLGGLGGRAGATDLTTLWTWFESGNLRVGFGYAVDDLTRVMLFVITGVGSLIAIYAVGYMRGDPGFARFFAGVALFLFAMTTLVMADNLVLLFLGWEGVGLCSYLLIGHYRTTATAVAAAKKAFIVNRIGDFCLLIALMLIYQQYGTLSLHGELNVLDAARGMLADVGPAGSGEAVHTWIPLLLMLGAFGKSAQGPLFVWLPDAMAGPTPVSALVHAATMVTAGVYLVARMMPVFQLSPTALAVVTGIGVLTALFAATIALCSTDLKGVFAYSTVSQLGYMFVGVGAMSAGGVAHLFTHAFFKALLFLTAGSVMHALAGQLDIRTMGGLRRKMPVTMALMLVGCLSLAGVPFLTAGYFSKDEILGDAMAVGVADWRGLGWVYTSAAWVGLFTAGLTAFYTFRLWFRVFCGPERFEMGPDHGHDDASHAAAVSQTEAHAGAVGDGDGDDAHGHGPHEMPWWPMNLPLVLLALGSTLLGFFLFDALVGAGYVAQLAADLALVEPHAADHAGSVAAHGVAEGGGHGLHHQALFGVDAHKAVKTMAALLAVLGVVLAAVFHLFQPGLRDRLVGSITGVVAFLRDGWRIDGLYDRMIVTPLRLMAELLSAADGLLVGGFFAGLGLLPSATGRTLQPAQSGRLQGHAVLMLAGIAGLALLLLFAAAYLQPAGVQTAAAG from the coding sequence ATGACCGCGCTCGTCACCCTCATCCCCTGGATCGCCTTGCTCGCCGCCATCGCCTGCGGCGCGCTCGCCTTCCGGGGCGGGAGCGACGCGGCGGCGGCCCGCCGAGGCGAACCCCTCGCCGGGTGGATCTGCGCCGGGGCGATCCTGGTCGGCTTCGCCTTCACGCTGCTCGGCGGCCTCGGCGGCCGGGCGGGCGCGACCGACCTGACGACGCTCTGGACCTGGTTCGAGAGCGGAAACCTCCGCGTCGGCTTCGGCTACGCCGTCGACGATCTCACGCGGGTGATGCTCTTCGTCATCACCGGCGTGGGCTCGCTCATCGCGATCTACGCCGTCGGCTACATGCGGGGAGACCCCGGCTTCGCGCGCTTCTTTGCCGGGGTCGCGCTGTTCCTCTTCGCGATGACCACGCTGGTCATGGCGGACAACCTCGTCCTGCTGTTCCTGGGCTGGGAAGGCGTGGGCTTGTGCAGCTACCTGCTGATCGGGCACTACCGCACCACCGCGACCGCGGTCGCCGCGGCGAAGAAGGCCTTCATCGTGAATCGGATCGGCGACTTCTGCCTGCTGATCGCGTTGATGCTGATCTACCAGCAGTACGGCACGCTGTCGCTGCACGGCGAGCTGAACGTGCTCGACGCCGCCCGCGGGATGCTCGCGGACGTCGGCCCGGCGGGCTCGGGCGAGGCGGTTCACACGTGGATCCCGCTGCTGCTGATGCTTGGAGCCTTCGGCAAGTCGGCGCAGGGGCCGCTGTTTGTGTGGCTGCCCGACGCGATGGCCGGCCCCACGCCGGTCTCGGCGCTCGTCCACGCGGCGACGATGGTCACCGCGGGTGTCTACCTGGTCGCTCGGATGATGCCGGTGTTCCAGCTGTCGCCAACGGCGCTGGCGGTCGTGACCGGGATCGGCGTGCTCACCGCGTTGTTCGCGGCCACGATCGCCCTGTGCTCGACCGACTTGAAGGGCGTCTTCGCCTACTCGACGGTCTCGCAGCTGGGCTACATGTTCGTCGGCGTCGGGGCGATGTCGGCGGGCGGCGTGGCCCACCTGTTCACCCACGCCTTCTTCAAGGCGCTGCTCTTTCTCACCGCCGGCAGCGTGATGCACGCCCTCGCCGGGCAGCTGGACATCCGCACGATGGGCGGCCTCCGGCGGAAGATGCCGGTGACGATGGCCCTCATGCTCGTCGGCTGCCTCTCGCTCGCGGGCGTGCCCTTCCTCACCGCCGGCTACTTCTCCAAGGACGAGATCCTCGGGGACGCGATGGCCGTGGGCGTGGCCGATTGGCGCGGGCTGGGGTGGGTGTACACCTCGGCGGCGTGGGTTGGGCTCTTCACCGCCGGGCTGACGGCCTTCTACACCTTCCGCCTGTGGTTCCGCGTCTTCTGCGGACCCGAGCGCTTCGAGATGGGGCCGGACCACGGCCACGACGACGCCTCTCACGCGGCGGCGGTGTCGCAGACGGAGGCGCACGCGGGCGCGGTGGGCGATGGCGATGGCGACGACGCCCACGGCCACGGGCCGCACGAGATGCCCTGGTGGCCGATGAATCTCCCGCTGGTGCTGCTCGCGCTGGGGTCCACCCTGCTGGGCTTCTTCCTCTTCGATGCCCTGGTCGGCGCCGGCTACGTGGCGCAGCTGGCGGCCGACCTCGCCCTGGTCGAGCCGCACGCGGCCGATCACGCCGGGTCGGTGGCCGCTCACGGCGTCGCCGAGGGTGGCGGGCACGGCCTCCACCACCAGGCGCTCTTCGGCGTGGACGCGCACAAGGCCGTGAAGACGATGGCGGCGCTGCTCGCGGTGCTCGGTGTCGTGCTCGCGGCGGTCTTCCACCTGTTCCAGCCGGGGCTGCGGGACCGCCTGGTCGGCTCGATCACCGGCGTCGTCGCTTTCCTCCGCGACGGCTGGCGGATCGACGGCCTGTACGACCGGATGATCGTGACGCCGCTGCGGCTGATGGCCGAACTGCTCAGCGCCGCCGACGGCCTGCTCGTGGGCGGCTTCTTCGCGGGTTTGGGGCTGCTGCCCTCGGCCACCGGCCGCACGCTGCAACCGGCCCAGAGCGGCCGGCTGCAGGGCCACGCGGTGCTGATGCTCGCCGGCATCGCCGGCCTCGCGCTGCTCCTGCTCTTCGCGGCGGCCTACCTCCAACCCGCCGGCGTGCAGACCGCCGCCGCGGGCTGA